The Kordia sp. SMS9 genome window below encodes:
- a CDS encoding gliding motility protein RemB produces the protein MKQLKAAIYLLVLLTFQTVFGQTSTNNYEKYPVFAACETVAIADLENCFNTTLRTFVNDNFKQPEIVEKENYQGELIVVFEVTKEGTFKVLYVDAVYEDLKTEIKRVFELLPTVQPATYSGKPAYTQFTMKLEIPLGSIEAIEKPKTLQEKENELEAAAKTEFDAVNEALETYEDELYASNLNIPLSHDMYSYFDRQVNLVGTNSHTASKPFLYNTVSNYYDFDAQQAKLKKDASSWLGRKLWNEHMVTVKGKNYWFVLDPIVDLQLGAHTDSEVDYTYNNTRGVQVQGGLGKGFNFSATIFESQGRFADYFNRYAESIRPAGGNPAIIPGRGIAKEFKTDAYDYPVAEGYISYSPNKTFNVQFGHSRNFIGDGYRSLFVSDVASPYPFLKLNTSFWKIKYTNTWMWLRDVRPEVTEDGAFLTKYIANHYLSWNVSKKLNIGFFESVIWKNDNNRGFDVNYVNPIIFYRAIEFSTGSRAGNAIVGLSSKYKWNDNVNFYGQFILDEFSLNDIRDGNQSWKNKFGFQLGAKYFNAFKVDNLLLQFEYNQVRPYTYSHDEVATNYGHNNQSMAHLWGANFREVIGIARYNNKRWFGSAKLIFGQRGLDFDPAIDNASYGSNIFINNDNRVGDTGIELLQGNKTNVLIGDLNVGYIVNPKTNLKIFANITYRSFNPDANTLIDFKENTTWLNFGIRTDIFNWYFDF, from the coding sequence ATGAAGCAACTCAAAGCGGCTATATACCTACTTGTACTTTTAACATTTCAAACAGTATTTGGACAAACTTCTACAAACAATTACGAAAAGTATCCTGTATTTGCTGCATGTGAAACTGTAGCTATTGCCGATCTTGAAAATTGCTTCAATACCACGTTAAGAACGTTTGTCAATGATAATTTTAAACAACCAGAAATTGTCGAAAAAGAAAACTATCAAGGTGAATTAATTGTAGTATTCGAAGTCACAAAAGAAGGAACATTTAAAGTTCTCTATGTCGATGCCGTTTATGAGGATTTAAAAACCGAAATAAAACGTGTATTTGAACTATTACCAACGGTACAACCAGCTACCTACAGCGGAAAACCAGCATATACACAATTTACGATGAAGTTGGAAATTCCTTTAGGAAGCATAGAAGCCATTGAAAAACCCAAAACACTCCAAGAAAAAGAAAACGAACTAGAAGCCGCAGCAAAAACAGAATTTGACGCCGTCAATGAAGCATTAGAAACCTACGAAGACGAATTGTACGCGAGCAACCTAAATATTCCACTTTCGCATGATATGTATTCGTATTTTGATCGTCAAGTGAATTTGGTTGGCACCAATAGTCACACAGCTTCCAAACCGTTTTTATACAATACCGTGTCCAACTATTACGATTTTGATGCGCAACAAGCAAAGCTCAAAAAAGATGCTTCTTCTTGGTTAGGCCGTAAATTATGGAACGAACACATGGTCACAGTCAAAGGGAAAAACTATTGGTTTGTGCTCGATCCTATTGTCGATTTGCAACTCGGAGCGCATACAGACAGTGAAGTCGATTACACCTACAACAACACCAGAGGCGTGCAAGTGCAAGGTGGTTTGGGGAAAGGATTCAACTTTTCAGCGACTATTTTTGAAAGTCAAGGACGATTTGCAGATTACTTCAACAGATACGCAGAGAGCATTCGTCCTGCAGGAGGAAATCCTGCCATCATTCCTGGACGTGGCATTGCCAAAGAATTTAAGACAGACGCGTATGATTATCCTGTGGCAGAAGGATATATTTCCTATTCGCCCAATAAAACTTTCAATGTGCAATTTGGACACAGCAGAAACTTTATTGGCGACGGATATCGTTCACTATTTGTCAGTGATGTGGCAAGTCCGTATCCTTTCTTAAAATTAAACACATCTTTCTGGAAAATAAAATACACCAATACATGGATGTGGCTGCGCGATGTGCGTCCAGAAGTTACCGAAGATGGCGCATTTCTAACAAAATACATTGCGAATCATTACCTGAGTTGGAATGTTTCTAAAAAACTAAACATTGGCTTTTTTGAATCTGTTATTTGGAAAAACGACAACAACCGCGGATTTGATGTCAATTACGTAAATCCGATCATATTTTACCGTGCAATAGAATTTTCTACAGGTTCACGTGCTGGAAATGCCATTGTTGGACTGAGTTCAAAATACAAATGGAATGACAATGTCAATTTTTATGGGCAATTTATTCTGGATGAATTTTCGCTGAATGATATCCGAGATGGCAATCAAAGTTGGAAAAATAAATTTGGTTTTCAGCTTGGCGCGAAATATTTCAATGCATTCAAAGTAGATAACTTATTGTTGCAATTTGAGTACAATCAAGTGCGACCGTACACATATTCACATGATGAAGTTGCTACAAACTACGGACACAACAATCAGTCAATGGCACATTTATGGGGAGCCAACTTCCGTGAAGTCATCGGAATTGCACGTTATAACAACAAGCGTTGGTTTGGAAGTGCAAAATTGATCTTTGGGCAACGTGGTTTGGACTTTGATCCTGCGATTGACAATGCAAGCTATGGAAGCAATATTTTTATTAATAACGACAACAGAGTAGGCGATACAGGCATTGAATTATTGCAAGGAAATAAAACAAATGTACTTATTGGCGATTTGAATGTTGGCTATATCGTCAATCCGAAAACCAACTTAAAAATCTTTGCAAACATCACGTACAGAAGCTTCAATCCAGATGCAAATACCTTGATCGATTTCAAAGAAAATACTACATGGCTAAACTTTGGAATTCGAACAGATATTTTTAATTGGTATTTTGATTTTTAA